A single Staphylococcus muscae DNA region contains:
- a CDS encoding prephenate dehydratase produces MNLYYLGPQGTFSYLAAKQYCGGQPQINLVAKTQLYEVMTALLDDPTSRAIVPIENAIEGTINIVADTLVEQPFTVIDEVLLDISFGLYGNPNQALDEIQKVYSIGPAISQTQKFIHQHHLTYDYTTSTIAALDYIDDTTGAIIPLGSGEVYGYIPLATNIEDYAHNQTRFLVLQHADFTKQDSGDTCLLVITPKQDQPGLLASVLNTFALFHVNLSWIESRPLKTQLGMYRFFVQADCPNQQDLDKIITILKTLDFEIQSLGRFN; encoded by the coding sequence ATGAATCTCTATTACTTAGGCCCGCAAGGCACATTTTCATACTTGGCGGCCAAACAATATTGTGGTGGACAACCGCAGATCAATCTCGTAGCTAAAACACAGCTTTATGAAGTGATGACTGCATTGTTAGATGACCCGACAAGCCGAGCGATTGTTCCAATTGAAAATGCGATTGAAGGGACAATTAATATCGTGGCAGATACGCTTGTGGAACAACCGTTTACTGTGATTGATGAAGTGCTTCTTGATATTTCATTTGGCTTATATGGAAATCCCAATCAAGCATTAGATGAGATACAAAAAGTCTATTCCATTGGTCCAGCAATCAGTCAAACACAGAAGTTCATTCATCAACATCACTTAACCTACGACTATACAACGAGTACGATTGCCGCATTGGATTATATTGATGATACAACTGGTGCAATTATTCCACTTGGTAGTGGTGAGGTCTATGGATATATCCCGCTTGCGACAAATATTGAAGATTATGCACACAATCAAACACGTTTTCTCGTATTACAACATGCTGACTTTACGAAACAAGATAGTGGTGACACTTGTTTGCTCGTCATTACACCGAAGCAAGATCAACCGGGATTATTAGCAAGCGTCTTAAATACTTTTGCGTTATTTCACGTCAATCTATCATGGATTGAATCACGTCCATTGAAAACACAACTAGGTATGTATCGATTCTTCGTACAAGCTGATTGCCCGAACCAACAGGATTTAGACAAAATCATAACAATTTTAAAAACATTAGATTTTGAGATACAATCGTTAGGTCGCTTTAATTAA
- a CDS encoding nitric oxide synthase oxygenase — MLQQARTFITDMYNELNFSEEACTERLANIEREIAETGTYRHTTEELTYGARVAWRQSNRCIGRLFWEKLTVMDARDIQDEADFIDAIHNHIEYATNGGRIKPTITIFAQSDIPGPKIFNNQLIRYAGYADKGDPAEREVTQLAEYLGWCGKGTDFDILPLIYQLPNQPVKYHTYPESLIMEVPIQHKNYPKVATLGLKWYAVPIISSMDLKIGGITYPTVPFNGWYMVNEIAVRNFTDSYRYNLLETFAEAMGFDNLRNTSFNKDRVMVEINDAVYQSFRQAGVSMVDHLTASKQFEQFEHNETQQGRAVTGKWSWLAPPLSPTLTSNYHHGYRNEVREPNFFYKEKTTSGCPFH, encoded by the coding sequence ATGTTACAACAAGCACGCACATTTATAACTGACATGTACAATGAATTAAACTTTTCAGAAGAAGCTTGTACTGAACGTCTCGCAAATATTGAACGAGAAATTGCAGAAACTGGCACATATCGACATACCACAGAAGAATTAACATATGGTGCACGTGTCGCATGGCGCCAATCTAATCGCTGTATCGGACGATTATTTTGGGAGAAACTTACTGTCATGGATGCACGAGATATCCAAGATGAAGCAGATTTTATCGATGCGATTCATAACCATATTGAATATGCAACTAATGGCGGACGTATTAAACCTACAATAACGATCTTTGCACAATCGGACATTCCGGGACCTAAAATTTTCAACAATCAACTCATTCGATATGCTGGCTATGCAGACAAAGGAGATCCAGCAGAGAGAGAAGTCACACAACTAGCTGAATATTTGGGATGGTGTGGGAAAGGGACTGATTTTGATATTTTACCACTCATTTATCAACTGCCTAATCAACCCGTAAAGTATCATACATATCCAGAATCCCTCATTATGGAAGTTCCCATTCAACATAAGAATTATCCAAAAGTTGCAACGCTCGGTTTGAAATGGTACGCTGTGCCAATTATTTCAAGTATGGATCTAAAAATCGGTGGCATTACATATCCAACTGTTCCTTTTAATGGTTGGTATATGGTGAATGAAATTGCTGTGCGCAACTTTACAGATAGTTATCGCTACAACTTATTAGAAACATTCGCAGAGGCAATGGGCTTTGATAACTTGCGCAATACATCCTTTAACAAAGATCGTGTGATGGTAGAAATCAATGATGCTGTCTATCAATCTTTTCGACAAGCAGGCGTATCAATGGTCGATCATCTCACCGCTTCAAAACAGTTTGAACAATTTGAGCACAATGAAACACAACAAGGACGTGCTGTCACTGGCAAATGGTCTTGGCTCGCACCACCATTATCGCCAACATTGACATCAAACTATCATCATGGATACCGCAATGAAGTGCGTGAACCGAACTTTTTTTACAAAGAAAAGACAACTTCAGGGTGCCCTTTCCACTAA
- a CDS encoding glycosyl hydrolase family 28-related protein has protein sequence MAINVIKFGATTQNRWRDTIGIQRALNQAKKGPITVYIPPGTYHIMKALKIYKGTTLILDEGATLLRKGRDTLLKNGSSLRRYHGYEGHGYIRIHGGTFDMNGNEYPYNNTAMCLGHAREVEVEGVTVKNVVGGHGIDACGLDGVYIHNCQFLGFYDVKGDRSFSEAIQLDLFVKGAFPKFGRNDGTITKHVMIENCYFGNSHEGNMHAWNRAIGSHASRVDHFYETVVIENNVFDGMRDYALTPLKGKSTFIHNNVFHRCVGGIRYLGVHQGKNAWTLDGKTQVKQGGEGFFVLQNTFIDIGPKDTMHIRSHKVAPHTDIEILDNTYAGNCAPVTLTAIQNITLKTDKNMPKIKEKQIAYKKQI, from the coding sequence TTGGCTATAAATGTTATAAAATTTGGCGCAACAACACAAAATAGATGGCGAGATACAATAGGGATTCAACGTGCTTTAAATCAAGCAAAGAAGGGACCCATTACAGTATACATACCACCCGGCACCTATCATATTATGAAAGCATTGAAAATTTATAAAGGAACTACTTTGATTTTAGACGAAGGGGCAACTTTATTGCGTAAAGGACGAGATACTTTACTTAAAAATGGCTCGAGTTTACGACGCTATCATGGTTATGAAGGTCATGGCTACATACGTATTCACGGGGGGACTTTTGATATGAATGGCAATGAATATCCATACAACAATACCGCTATGTGTTTAGGGCATGCACGTGAAGTGGAAGTTGAAGGTGTCACAGTGAAAAATGTTGTCGGTGGTCACGGTATTGATGCATGTGGTTTAGATGGTGTATACATTCATAATTGTCAGTTTCTCGGTTTTTACGATGTGAAAGGGGACCGTTCATTCTCTGAAGCGATTCAATTAGATTTATTTGTAAAAGGGGCGTTTCCGAAGTTTGGGCGTAACGACGGAACGATTACGAAGCACGTCATGATTGAAAATTGTTATTTTGGTAACTCTCATGAAGGCAATATGCATGCGTGGAATCGTGCTATTGGCTCACACGCCAGTCGTGTTGATCATTTTTATGAGACGGTGGTTATTGAAAATAATGTATTCGATGGCATGCGAGACTATGCACTAACCCCTTTAAAAGGGAAAAGTACATTTATTCATAATAATGTCTTTCACCGATGTGTGGGAGGTATCCGATATTTAGGTGTGCATCAAGGTAAAAATGCGTGGACACTTGATGGTAAAACACAAGTTAAGCAAGGGGGCGAAGGCTTTTTCGTATTACAAAATACATTTATTGATATCGGGCCTAAAGACACGATGCATATACGTAGTCATAAAGTTGCGCCGCATACAGATATCGAAATATTGGACAACACATATGCGGGGAACTGTGCGCCAGTAACACTCACAGCGATTCAAAATATCACATTGAAAACTGATAAAAACATGCCTAAGATTAAAGAAAAACAAATTGCATATAAAAAACAAATATAA
- a CDS encoding NETI motif-containing protein — translation MKFQVEENETIQDCLARMKAAGYMPVKRFEKPVFKENKDGSVEVLKQEIIFTGKKLNHTES, via the coding sequence ATGAAATTTCAAGTTGAAGAAAATGAAACGATACAAGATTGTTTGGCACGTATGAAAGCAGCAGGTTATATGCCGGTGAAACGTTTTGAAAAGCCGGTGTTTAAAGAGAATAAAGATGGTAGTGTAGAAGTGCTAAAGCAAGAAATTATATTTACTGGTAAGAAACTCAATCATACAGAATCTTAA
- a CDS encoding YerC/YecD family TrpR-related protein, with product MQIEKLRGKALDELFDAILTLETREECYQFFDDLCTVNEIQSLSQRLQVAKMIKQGYTYATIEQESGASTATISRVKRSLQWGNDAYTMILERMNIETKK from the coding sequence ATGCAAATTGAGAAGTTACGTGGAAAAGCACTAGATGAATTATTTGACGCTATCCTCACATTAGAAACACGCGAAGAATGCTATCAATTTTTTGATGATTTGTGTACAGTAAATGAAATTCAGTCATTATCACAACGTTTACAAGTTGCTAAAATGATTAAACAAGGCTACACTTATGCAACAATTGAACAGGAGTCAGGTGCATCAACGGCGACGATTTCACGTGTGAAACGTTCGTTACAGTGGGGGAATGACGCCTATACTATGATTTTAGAACGAATGAATATTGAAACAAAAAAATAG
- a CDS encoding GNAT family N-acetyltransferase: protein MTYDIKETDNKFYIGEDVNAPQAEITFLYHDAQTINVNHTYVSPELRGGGVAKQLFNRVIDKAKHEDLKIIPTCSYVKLQFDRDASLESLRA, encoded by the coding sequence ATGACATACGATATTAAAGAAACAGACAATAAATTCTATATCGGAGAAGATGTTAACGCACCACAAGCAGAGATTACATTCCTTTATCATGACGCACAGACAATCAATGTGAATCACACATATGTATCACCTGAATTACGCGGTGGTGGTGTGGCCAAACAATTATTCAACCGTGTGATTGATAAAGCGAAGCATGAAGATTTGAAGATTATTCCAACATGTAGCTACGTAAAGTTACAATTTGATAGAGATGCATCACTTGAATCATTGAGAGCATAA
- the nadE gene encoding ammonia-dependent NAD(+) synthetase, which yields MNKMQAMIVSDMKVTPTIDSAEMIETIKDFIKQYVKAHAFVRTLVLGISGGQDSTLAGKLVQLAVNELNETAEQPYTFIAVKLPYGIQRDADDVEDALKFIEPDRIVTVNIQAAVDQSVAALEEAGFTLTDFQKGNEKARERMKVQYAIAANTSGIVVGTDHSAENITGFFTKHGDGAADIAPLFGLNKRQGRQLLKYLGAEAHLYEKVPTADLEDDKPQLPDEVALGVTYDAIDDYLEGKTVSPEDAAVIERHFVRNAHKRELAYTRFTWPK from the coding sequence ATGAATAAAATGCAAGCAATGATTGTGAGCGATATGAAAGTAACGCCAACGATTGATAGTGCAGAAATGATTGAGACAATCAAAGACTTCATTAAACAATATGTGAAAGCACATGCCTTTGTTAGAACGCTTGTGCTCGGTATCTCAGGTGGACAAGATTCGACGTTGGCAGGTAAGTTAGTGCAACTTGCTGTGAATGAATTAAATGAAACAGCAGAACAACCTTATACGTTTATTGCGGTGAAGTTACCATATGGTATCCAACGTGACGCTGATGATGTGGAAGATGCGTTAAAGTTTATTGAACCTGATCGTATCGTGACTGTGAATATCCAAGCGGCGGTCGATCAAAGTGTTGCAGCATTGGAAGAAGCAGGTTTTACGTTGACTGACTTCCAAAAAGGGAATGAAAAAGCGCGTGAACGTATGAAAGTACAATATGCGATCGCGGCAAATACGAGTGGCATTGTTGTAGGAACGGATCACTCTGCCGAAAACATCACCGGATTTTTCACAAAACACGGTGACGGTGCGGCTGATATCGCACCACTCTTCGGATTGAACAAACGTCAAGGACGCCAACTTTTGAAGTATTTAGGTGCAGAGGCACATTTATACGAAAAGGTACCAACAGCGGACTTAGAAGATGACAAACCGCAACTGCCGGATGAAGTGGCACTCGGTGTCACGTATGATGCGATCGATGACTATTTAGAAGGCAAGACTGTGTCACCTGAAGATGCTGCAGTGATTGAACGTCACTTTGTAAGAAATGCACATAAGCGTGAATTAGCATATACACGTTTTACATGGCCTAAATGA
- a CDS encoding M15 family metallopeptidase, producing MKKLFLAASITSLMLTACGTYDETVEQNNQQVAEKKDQHKVTRKDGVTYVDGHLFVNKKVGLPSEYAPGENVKARMQLDRMIQESRQDDVNLVFRSGFRSYETQQQLYSSYVAKDGQAAADKYSAKPGHSEHQSGLAFDVGSANASDDFKTSFVKTPEGQWVKDHAHTYGFIIRYPEGKEAITGYQYEPWHLRYVGKDLAQTIHNEETTLEEYFEFGQ from the coding sequence ATGAAAAAATTATTTTTAGCAGCAAGTATCACATCACTCATGTTAACAGCTTGTGGGACGTATGATGAGACAGTTGAACAAAACAATCAGCAAGTTGCTGAGAAAAAGGATCAGCACAAAGTAACACGAAAAGACGGTGTAACCTATGTAGACGGACATCTTTTTGTTAATAAGAAAGTGGGTCTTCCGAGTGAATATGCACCGGGTGAAAATGTCAAAGCTAGAATGCAATTAGATCGTATGATTCAAGAAAGTCGTCAAGACGATGTAAACCTTGTATTTCGCAGTGGCTTTCGATCATATGAGACGCAACAACAATTGTACAGCAGTTATGTCGCAAAAGATGGACAAGCAGCAGCTGACAAGTATAGTGCAAAACCAGGTCATTCGGAGCATCAATCAGGACTTGCTTTTGACGTAGGCTCAGCAAATGCGAGTGATGACTTTAAAACATCTTTTGTTAAGACGCCGGAAGGACAATGGGTCAAAGATCATGCACATACATATGGCTTTATCATTCGTTACCCTGAAGGGAAGGAAGCCATTACAGGTTATCAATACGAACCGTGGCATTTGAGATATGTTGGGAAAGACTTGGCACAAACGATTCATAACGAAGAGACAACACTAGAAGAATACTTTGAATTTGGACAATAA
- a CDS encoding manganese-dependent inorganic pyrophosphatase, translating to MTTYIFGHQNPDTDAISSAIIMADFEQQNGNKEAKAYRLGDVSPETQYALDHFKVSAPELLTDDLTDQDVILVDHNEFQQSAETIDKAVIKHVIDHHRIANFETAGPLYYRAEPVGCTATILYKMYKEQGFEIRPEIAGLMISAIISDSLLFKSPTCTSQDVNAAKALAEIAGVDLDAYGLDMLKAGASTADKSEEELLDADAKSFSMGDYTVRIGQVNTVDIDEVFARQEALENAMNKASVDNGYDIFVLAITDIINSDSKILVVGAEKDTVATAFDTTLDNNTAFLPGVVSRKKQIVPPITTALTK from the coding sequence ATGACAACATATATTTTTGGTCATCAAAACCCAGATACTGATGCAATTTCATCAGCAATTATTATGGCAGACTTTGAACAACAAAATGGCAACAAAGAAGCAAAAGCTTACCGTTTAGGTGATGTAAGCCCTGAAACACAATATGCACTTGATCATTTTAAAGTTTCAGCCCCAGAATTATTAACAGACGATTTAACAGATCAAGATGTGATCCTAGTCGACCACAATGAGTTCCAACAAAGTGCTGAAACAATTGACAAAGCAGTTATCAAGCATGTAATCGATCACCATCGTATTGCAAACTTTGAAACAGCTGGCCCATTATACTACCGTGCCGAGCCTGTTGGCTGTACAGCAACAATTCTATACAAAATGTACAAAGAACAAGGTTTTGAAATCCGCCCAGAAATTGCTGGCTTAATGATTTCAGCTATTATTTCTGACAGTTTATTATTCAAATCACCTACTTGTACATCACAAGACGTGAATGCCGCAAAAGCATTGGCTGAAATTGCGGGTGTTGATCTAGATGCCTATGGTCTTGATATGTTAAAGGCAGGCGCATCTACTGCTGACAAATCTGAAGAAGAACTATTAGATGCCGATGCCAAATCATTCAGCATGGGTGACTACACAGTTCGTATCGGACAAGTAAACACAGTGGATATCGATGAAGTATTCGCACGTCAAGAAGCACTTGAAAATGCAATGAACAAAGCAAGTGTTGACAACGGCTATGATATTTTCGTTCTTGCAATCACTGACATTATCAACAGTGACTCTAAAATCTTAGTAGTCGGTGCAGAAAAAGACACGGTAGCAACAGCTTTTGATACAACACTAGATAACAACACAGCATTCTTACCAGGTGTTGTATCACGTAAAAAACAAATCGTCCCACCGATTACAACAGCATTAACAAAATAA
- a CDS encoding nicotinate phosphoribosyltransferase, whose translation MYQYDDDSLMLHNDLYQINMAESYWFDGIHERKAVFDIYFRKMPFGSGYAVFNGLRRVIEFIENCHFSQSDIAYLSSIGYQDDFLAYLKDLRFTGNIRSMQEGELCFNNEPLLRVEAPLIQAQLIETALLNIINFQTLISTKASLIKQVAPNDTLMEFGTRRAHEMDAAVWGARAAIIGGFDSTSNVRAGKLFDIPVSGTHAHAFVQTYGDEYVAFKKYAERHKNCVFLVDTFHTLKSGVPNAIRVAKELGDKINFIGIRLDSGDIAYLSKEARKMLDAAGFPDAKIIASNDLDESTISSLKAQGATVDSWGVGTKLITAYQQPALGAVYKMVAVENETGEYVDRIKLSNNAEKVTTPGVKRVYRVINTKTNKAEGDYITLEHEDPNAASPLKMFHPIHTYKTKFIKQFKAIDLHQDIFKDGKLVYTCPSEKSAKAYLEDNLNLLWDENKRYLNPEEYPVDLSTACWENKQKRIFEVAEKVKEMEEAYE comes from the coding sequence ATGTATCAATATGATGATGATAGCTTGATGCTACACAATGACTTATACCAAATTAACATGGCTGAATCGTACTGGTTTGATGGCATTCATGAACGCAAAGCAGTTTTCGATATATACTTTAGAAAGATGCCATTCGGGAGTGGCTATGCTGTCTTTAATGGTTTGCGTAGAGTGATTGAGTTTATAGAGAACTGCCATTTCTCACAAAGCGATATCGCGTACTTAAGTTCAATTGGTTATCAAGATGACTTTTTAGCGTATTTGAAAGATTTGCGCTTTACGGGAAATATTCGTTCCATGCAAGAAGGTGAGTTGTGCTTTAACAATGAACCTTTATTGCGCGTAGAGGCACCACTCATTCAAGCGCAGCTTATTGAAACTGCCTTGTTGAATATCATTAATTTCCAAACGCTTATCTCTACAAAAGCAAGCTTGATCAAGCAAGTTGCACCGAATGATACGTTGATGGAGTTCGGAACACGTCGTGCACATGAAATGGATGCGGCTGTATGGGGGGCACGTGCAGCAATTATTGGTGGATTTGATTCAACAAGTAACGTCCGTGCAGGTAAATTATTTGATATCCCTGTATCAGGTACGCATGCACATGCATTTGTTCAAACTTATGGCGATGAATATGTTGCATTTAAAAAATATGCAGAGCGCCATAAAAATTGTGTTTTCTTAGTGGACACATTCCATACGCTTAAATCAGGTGTACCGAATGCGATTCGTGTTGCGAAAGAATTGGGAGATAAAATCAACTTTATCGGTATTCGACTTGATTCGGGTGATATCGCATATTTATCAAAAGAAGCACGAAAAATGTTGGATGCAGCAGGATTTCCAGATGCGAAAATTATTGCATCAAACGACCTTGATGAGTCGACTATTTCCAGTTTGAAGGCGCAAGGAGCAACCGTGGATTCATGGGGGGTTGGAACGAAGCTAATAACGGCATACCAACAACCAGCGTTAGGTGCAGTTTATAAAATGGTCGCTGTTGAAAATGAAACAGGCGAATATGTTGATCGCATTAAGCTGTCTAATAATGCTGAAAAAGTGACGACACCGGGTGTAAAGCGTGTTTATCGTGTCATCAATACGAAGACGAATAAGGCTGAAGGTGATTACATCACGTTAGAACATGAAGATCCGAATGCAGCATCACCGTTGAAGATGTTCCATCCAATTCATACGTATAAAACAAAGTTTATCAAACAATTTAAAGCGATTGATCTACACCAAGACATTTTTAAAGATGGCAAACTTGTTTATACGTGCCCATCGGAAAAATCTGCGAAAGCATACTTGGAAGATAATTTGAATTTATTGTGGGATGAAAACAAGCGTTATTTAAATCCTGAAGAGTATCCGGTTGACTTGAGTACGGCATGTTGGGAAAACAAGCAGAAACGTATCTTTGAAGTAGCAGAAAAAGTCAAAGAGATGGAGGAAGCTTATGAATAA
- the purB gene encoding adenylosuccinate lyase: MIERYSREEMSRIWTDQNRYEAWLEVEILASEAWSELGYIPKEDVKKIREHARVDVERAKEIEQETRHDVVAFTRQVSETLGEERKWVHYGLTSTDVVDTALSYQVKQANDIIEKDLERFIDVLAAKAKKYKTTLMMGRTHGVHAEPTTFGVKMALWYAEMQRNMERFKRVREEIEVGKMSGAVGTFANIPPEIEAYVCKHLGIAAAPVSTQTLQRDRHAYYIATLSLIATSLEKFAVEIRNLQKTETREVEEAFAKGQKGSSAMPHKRNPIGSENITGIARVIRGYITTAYENVALWHERDISHSSAERIMLPDVTIALDYALNRFTNIVDRLTVYEENMTENMNKTFGLIYSQRVLLALIDKGMVREEAYDTVQPKAMTSWETKTPFRELVEADPTITDKLSKEDLDMCFDPRHHLNQVDTIFKRVGLE; encoded by the coding sequence ATGATTGAACGTTACTCAAGAGAAGAAATGTCACGTATTTGGACAGACCAAAACCGCTATGAAGCATGGTTGGAAGTTGAGATCTTAGCGAGTGAAGCATGGAGTGAATTAGGCTATATCCCGAAAGAAGATGTGAAGAAAATTCGTGAGCATGCCCGTGTAGATGTTGAACGTGCGAAAGAAATTGAACAAGAAACACGCCATGATGTAGTTGCATTCACAAGACAAGTATCTGAAACATTAGGAGAAGAACGCAAATGGGTGCACTACGGATTAACATCAACAGACGTTGTAGATACAGCATTAAGTTATCAAGTGAAACAAGCGAACGACATTATCGAAAAAGATTTAGAACGTTTTATTGATGTGTTAGCGGCGAAGGCAAAAAAATACAAAACAACCTTAATGATGGGACGTACTCACGGTGTGCATGCAGAACCAACGACATTTGGTGTGAAGATGGCGTTATGGTATGCAGAAATGCAACGTAATATGGAACGTTTCAAACGTGTGCGTGAAGAAATCGAAGTGGGCAAAATGAGTGGTGCGGTCGGTACATTTGCCAACATTCCACCTGAAATCGAAGCATATGTATGTAAACATCTTGGTATTGCGGCAGCCCCTGTTTCAACTCAAACATTGCAGCGTGATCGTCATGCGTACTACATTGCAACGTTAAGTTTGATTGCAACATCTCTTGAAAAATTTGCGGTTGAGATCCGAAACCTACAAAAAACAGAAACACGTGAAGTTGAAGAAGCATTTGCGAAGGGGCAAAAAGGTTCTTCAGCAATGCCACACAAACGTAATCCAATCGGTTCAGAGAATATCACAGGCATTGCACGAGTGATTCGTGGTTATATTACAACAGCGTATGAGAATGTTGCATTGTGGCACGAGCGTGATATCTCACACTCTTCTGCTGAACGTATTATGTTACCAGATGTAACGATTGCGTTAGACTATGCATTAAACCGCTTTACGAATATCGTTGATCGTTTAACTGTTTATGAAGAAAACATGACTGAAAACATGAATAAAACATTCGGACTTATTTATTCTCAACGTGTTTTATTAGCACTTATCGATAAAGGGATGGTACGAGAAGAAGCTTATGATACCGTACAACCAAAAGCGATGACATCATGGGAAACGAAAACACCATTTAGAGAATTAGTAGAAGCAGACCCTACAATTACGGATAAACTTTCAAAAGAAGACTTAGATATGTGCTTTGACCCTAGACATCACCTTAATCAAGTTGATACAATATTTAAAAGAGTAGGTCTAGAATAG
- a CDS encoding cysteine hydrolase family protein — protein MTQRALLVVDYSYDFIAEDGKLTCGEAGQRIESFIVQRVQDYIANDDNVFFLMDLHEENDPYHPETKLFPPHNIIGTPGRELYGEVKELYETIQPKNNVHFINKRRYDSFYGTPLDALLRERNIDTVEILGVCTDICVLHTAVSAYNLGYHLIIPTAGVASFNQIGHEWALSHFKDTLGAKVE, from the coding sequence ATGACACAACGTGCATTGTTAGTTGTAGATTACTCGTATGATTTTATTGCCGAAGATGGCAAGTTAACATGTGGCGAAGCAGGTCAACGTATTGAATCATTTATTGTACAACGCGTTCAAGATTATATTGCCAATGATGACAACGTCTTTTTCTTAATGGACTTGCATGAAGAAAATGACCCTTATCATCCGGAAACAAAACTTTTCCCACCCCACAATATTATTGGAACACCTGGACGTGAATTGTATGGCGAAGTGAAAGAATTATATGAAACAATCCAGCCAAAAAACAACGTGCACTTTATCAATAAACGTCGCTACGACTCTTTTTATGGTACACCGCTCGATGCATTACTGAGAGAAAGAAATATTGATACCGTTGAAATTTTAGGGGTGTGTACAGATATTTGTGTCCTTCATACTGCAGTGAGCGCCTATAATCTTGGCTATCACTTGATTATTCCAACAGCAGGCGTTGCATCTTTTAATCAAATTGGACACGAATGGGCATTATCACACTTTAAAGATACTTTAGGCGCAAAGGTAGAATAA